A single window of Neisseria sp. KEM232 DNA harbors:
- the ubiE gene encoding bifunctional demethylmenaquinone methyltransferase/2-methoxy-6-polyprenyl-1,4-benzoquinol methylase UbiE, protein MSEQKTHFGFSTVNENEKAGKVAEVFHSVAKNYDIMNDVMSGGLHRVWKHFTIHTARLKKGDKVLDIAGGTGDLSRGWAKRVGKEGEVWLTDINSSMLTVGRDRLLNEGLILPVSLADAEKLPFPDNYFNLVSVAFGLRNMTHKDAALKEMYRVIKPGGTLLVLEFSKVYKPLEGAYDVYSFKLLPLMGKLIAKDADSYQYLAESIRMHPDQETLKQMMLDAGFDSVDYHNMSAGIVALHKGVKF, encoded by the coding sequence ATGAGCGAGCAAAAAACCCACTTCGGTTTCTCCACCGTCAACGAAAACGAAAAAGCCGGCAAAGTGGCCGAAGTGTTCCACTCCGTCGCCAAAAACTACGACATCATGAACGACGTGATGTCCGGCGGCCTGCACCGCGTGTGGAAACACTTCACCATCCACACCGCGCGCCTGAAAAAAGGCGACAAAGTGCTCGACATCGCCGGCGGCACGGGCGATTTGTCGCGCGGCTGGGCGAAACGCGTAGGCAAAGAGGGCGAAGTGTGGCTCACCGACATCAACTCCTCCATGCTCACCGTCGGCCGCGACCGCCTGCTCAACGAAGGCCTGATTCTGCCCGTGTCGCTGGCCGACGCGGAGAAGCTGCCGTTTCCCGACAACTATTTCAACCTCGTGTCCGTCGCTTTCGGCCTGCGCAACATGACCCACAAAGACGCCGCGCTCAAAGAAATGTACCGCGTGATCAAACCCGGCGGCACGCTTTTGGTGCTCGAGTTTTCCAAGGTTTACAAGCCGCTGGAGGGCGCGTACGACGTGTACTCGTTCAAACTGCTGCCGCTGATGGGCAAACTCATCGCCAAAGACGCCGACAGCTACCAATACCTCGCCGAGTCCATCCGTATGCATCCCGATCAGGAAACGCTCAAACAGATGATGCTCGACGCGGGCTTCGACAGCGTCGATTACCACAACATGAGCGCAGGCATCGTTGCCTTACACAAAGGCGTGAAATTCTGA